The following coding sequences are from one Homalodisca vitripennis isolate AUS2020 chromosome 7, UT_GWSS_2.1, whole genome shotgun sequence window:
- the LOC124366591 gene encoding tetra-peptide repeat homeobox protein 1-like, which yields MNSLVLGLLVTCASVLAAPSPYPGPQQGPAARPGPQPSPSPFYGGSMGGPSPLAQPLPPPAGPSPGADPYYVGGYGCNGCGGWGYGGYGGYYGGGCGCGCPFY from the exons ATGAACTCTCTAGTTCTGG GACTTCTTGTGACTTGCGCGTCAGTCTTGGCAGCACCTTCCCCTTACCCAGGACCACAGCAGGGTCCTGCCGCTCGTCCTGGACCCCAACCATCTCCTTCCCCCTTCTATGGTGGAAGCATGGGCGGACCCTCTCCTCTAGCCCAGCCACTCCCCCCTCCGGCTGGCCCCTCTCCTGGAGCTGATCCATACTATGTAGGAGGATATGGATGTAATGGATGTGGTGGATGGGGATATGGTGGATATGGTGGATACTATGGTGGAGGATGTGGATGCGGATGTCCCTTCTATTGA
- the LOC124366592 gene encoding lipid transfer protein EARLI 1-like, protein MNSLVFGLLLTFTSVLAAPSPHPGPQPGPQPSPSPFQGGSVSGPSALAQPRPSPAGPTPGADPTIFGVGGYGLSAYGFGYPYNGLSGYPGLYPCASSPGVINDFYVRPFGCETGGFLPYVY, encoded by the exons ATGAATTCTCTAGTTTTCG GACTCCTTTTGACCTTCACGTCAGTCCTGGCAGCGCCTTCTCCTCACCCAGGACCGCAGCCGGGACCCCAACCATCCCCTTCCCCCTTCCAAGGTGGAAGCGTGAGCGGACCATCTGCCCTAGCCCAGCCACGTCCCTCTCCAGCTGGCCCTACACCTGGAGCTGATCCGACTATATTTGGTGTTGGTGGTTACGGACTTTCTGCATACGGTTTTGGGTATCCTTATAACGGACTGTCTGGATACCCTGGACTATATCCATGTGCTTCATCCCCGGGAGTTATTAACGATTTCTACGTTAGGCCTTTCGGGTGCGAAACTGGAGGATTCCTACCATATGTTTATTAA